GCCTTCGCTCTTTTGTTTTTTTTCAGTTTACCTCTGATAATAACAAAATACTCGTTTCCTAATATTTACAAAGACAATCAATTCCTTCTCAACCTCATCGTCGGATCATTAAGGCTTGTATTCTTTATACTCTACGTGGCGGGAATCTCTTTTTTAAAAGACGTCAAAAGAGTTTTTCAGTATCACGGAGCGGAGCACAAAGCGATTTATTGTTATGAATCAGGGCAGGAGTTGACCCCTGAAAACGCGATAAAATTCGGCAAAGAACACCCTCGATGCGGAACGAGTTTGATACTTGTAACAGTCGTTTTCGCAATTATTTTCAGCGCTATCTTCGACACGTTTATTTTCAATATCTTCTCTCTGTCCAACACTCCTCTCATCCGAACTGCGGTTCATGTTTTGTATATTCCTTTCATAGCTGGATTAGCTTATGAATTCAATCGATTCGGATCAAACCACATGAACAACCCCTTTTTCAAAATTCTCGTTTTTCCGGGTTTGATAATGCAAAAACTGACGACAAAAACCCCGGACATCGAACAGATGGAAGTCAGCATTGACGCGCTCAAAGCTTCCATCGAGGAGCATGGCGATGCAGTTTGAACAGGTCGATTTAACTGGCTTCATCGAAAAGTACAAAACGAAACATAGATCTATCACCCAGGAGATTTCCGACCCTCTTGTTTTCCAAGACCAGAAGAAATATTTGAAACTTCTTCGAGAAAAATCTGAAATAGATCCGATTATCGAACTTGACCATGAGATCGAGATATTAAAAAACAAGTTAATCGATATAGAGTCTGTTATCTCTACTGAGGATGAACCGGAAATGGTCGAATTGGCGGAAAATGAAAAGTTCGAAATAGAACAAGCTATAAAACAAAAAAACGAAAAAATGGCTCTTTACCTGCTACCAAAAGATCCTCTCGATTCAAAAAACATCATTGTTGAAATTAGACCCGCCGCCGGCGGCGAGGAAGCAGCCCTTTTTGCCCAGGACATGTTCAGGATGTATCAGAGGTATTCAGAATTGAATTTTTGGAAATTTGACCTAATCGACATGAACAAAACTGAGCTTGGGGGCATAAAAGAGTGTGTCTTTTCAATCACGGGTAAAAATGTCTTTAAAAAGATGAGGTTTGAATCGGGCGTACACAGGGTTCAAAGAGTTCCAGCGACCGAATCAGGCGGTAGGATCC
This sequence is a window from candidate division WOR-3 bacterium. Protein-coding genes within it:
- a CDS encoding DUF1385 domain-containing protein, with protein sequence MDKIKVGGQAILEGVMMITPKSWGLAVRQENGEIITKSWKRKSALDKNSFARLPVIRGFIVLFETLLLGYRALDLSSQLLMKDQKKSWKDDFIMFFSLAFALLFFFSLPLIITKYSFPNIYKDNQFLLNLIVGSLRLVFFILYVAGISFLKDVKRVFQYHGAEHKAIYCYESGQELTPENAIKFGKEHPRCGTSLILVTVVFAIIFSAIFDTFIFNIFSLSNTPLIRTAVHVLYIPFIAGLAYEFNRFGSNHMNNPFFKILVFPGLIMQKLTTKTPDIEQMEVSIDALKASIEEHGDAV
- the prfA gene encoding peptide chain release factor 1, which encodes MQFEQVDLTGFIEKYKTKHRSITQEISDPLVFQDQKKYLKLLREKSEIDPIIELDHEIEILKNKLIDIESVISTEDEPEMVELAENEKFEIEQAIKQKNEKMALYLLPKDPLDSKNIIVEIRPAAGGEEAALFAQDMFRMYQRYSELNFWKFDLIDMNKTELGGIKECVFSITGKNVFKKMRFESGVHRVQRVPATESGGRIHTSTITIAILPEPEEVDIQIDPKDIKMDFFHSSGPGGQNVNKLSTAVRLTYIPTGLAVVCQDERSQLKNREKAYKVLKARLYDSKLKEETAKISNQRKSQVGTGDRSERIRTYNYPQKRVTDHRINFSIHRLEEILDGNLDLIVSPLIQNEFKNRIIASGL